In one Alnus glutinosa chromosome 14, dhAlnGlut1.1, whole genome shotgun sequence genomic region, the following are encoded:
- the LOC133857409 gene encoding uncharacterized protein LOC133857409, translated as MESGESSSNERHSVLKDSSWFRQFRNGSNPWMARYVYALIFLVATLLAWAARDYGGSALTEMERLKGCEGLKDCLGAEGVLRVSLGCFTFFITMFLSTAGTSKLEEPRNSWHSGWWSAKIVMWIGFTIIPFLLPSAIIQLYGEISHFGAGVFLLIQLISIISFIMWLNDCCQSDKHAERCQIHVMLLATTAYVVCLVGIILMYIWYAPDSSCLLNIFFITWTLVLLQLMTSVSLHPKVNAGILTPALMGLYVVFICWCAIRSEPAGENCIRKADATNKTDWLTIISFVVAVLAIVIATFSTGIDSKCFQFRKGETHTEDDVPYGYGFFHFVFATGAMYFAMLLIGWNTHHAMRKWTIDVGWTSTWVRIVNEWLAVCVFLWMLVAPIIWKSRQTADT; from the exons ATGGAGAGTGGTGAAAGCAGCAGCAATGAGAGGCACTCAGTATTGAAGGACTCCTCGTGGTTTCGCCAGTTCCGCAATGGCTCCAATCCTTGGATGGCCAGATATGTCTACGCCTTGATTTTTCTAGTTGCAACTCTTCTAGCATGGGCTGCACGGGATTATGGGGGCAGCGCCTTGACGGAAATGGAGA GATTAAAGGGATGCGAAGGTTTAAAAGACTGTTTGGGTGCCGAAGGAGTTCTGCGAGTGAGCTTGGGGTGCTTT ACATTCTTTATCACAATGTTTCTTTCAACGGCTGGTACCTCGAAGTTGGAGGAGCCTAGAAATTCATGGCATTCTGGATGGTGGTCTGCCAAGATTGTCATGTGGATTGGCTTCACCATTATCCCTTTTTTGCTTCCATCTGCCATTATTCAGCTCTATG gGGAGATTTCACATTTTGGTGCCGG GGTATTTCTTCTGATTCAGCTGATAAGCATAATCAGTTTCATTATGTGGCTGAATGATTGTTGTCAATCTGACAAGCACGCAGAAAGATG CCAAATCCATGTGATGTTACTGGCAACTACTGCCTATGTTGTATGCTTAGTGGGGATCATTTTGATGTACATTTGGTATGCACCAGACTCATCTTGCCTCCTCAACATTTTCTTCATTACCTGGACCTTGGTACTCCTCCAACTCATGACCAGTGTCTCTCTTCACCCAAAA GTGAATGCTGGCATATTGACACCAGCGCTCATGGGGCTTTATGTGGTATTCATCTGTTGGTGTGCAATTAGAAG TGAACCAGCAGGAGAAAATTGCATCAGGAAAGCAGACGCTACAAACAAAACAGACTGGCTTACGATCATA AGCTTTGTTGTTGCTGTACTTGCAATTGTCATTGCGACATTTTCAACAGGCATAGATTCCAAGTGTTTTCAG TTCAGGAAGGGTGAGACACACACCGAAGATGATGTTCCATATGGTTATGGCTTCTTCCATTTCGTCTTTGCCACAGGAGCAATGTACTTTGCAATGCTATTGATTGGTTGGAACACCCATCATGCCATGAGAAA GTGGACGATTGATGTGGGTTGGACCAGCACATGGGTCAGAATAGTGAATGAGTGGCTGGCAGTCTGTGTTTTCT TATGGATGCTGGTGGCTCCAATCATATGGAAGAGCAGACAAACAGCTGATACATAA
- the LOC133858170 gene encoding leucine-rich repeat extensin-like protein 3, with protein MKRKTHFTLFHFDLSLLIVLFLGAASVCASVRVDVITPNGGLTDAEALYIRQRQLLYYRDEFGDRGEKVTVDPSLVFENPRIKNAYIALQAWKEAILSDPLNLTGNWVGSNVCNYTGVFCAPALDNPKIRTVAGIDLNHGDIAGYLPEELGLLVDLALFHINSNRFCGTVPHKFEALKLLFEFDISNNRFAGKFPAVVLKLPQLKFLDLRFNEFEGTVPKELFDKPLDAIFINHNRFRFDLPDNFGNSPVSVIVLANNKFHGCVPSSLGNMSNLNEIIMMNNGFRSCLPPEIGLLKNLTVFDVSFNELLGPLPDMFDKLVSIEQLNVAHNLLSGKIPPGICKLPNLQNFTFSYNFFTGEPPVCLSLPDFSDRRNCLPNRPAQRSAKQCKSFLSKPVDCSSFRCTRFIPALPPPPPPSPPLPSPPPPVFTPQSPPPPPPPPPPPPPVLSPPPPSPPPPSPPPPPPPVYSPPPPPPPPPPPPSPPPPSPSPPPPPPPSPPPPSPPPPIPYCVRSPPPPPPPLFSPPPPPLFSPPPPDTYYNPPPPPQHSPPPPPPHSPPPPPHSPPPPVYPYLSPPPPPTPVYSPPPPVYSPPPCIEPPPPPPPPCVEYSPPPPPPVHYLPPPSPSPPPPPPPPPTVYNSPPPPVHYESPPPPPVHYESPPPPPVHYESPPPPPVHYHSPPPPTSSPPPPPVPCEHPPPAQSPPPPIVYESPPPPTPVYEGPLPPIIGVSYASPPPPPFY; from the coding sequence ATGAAGAGGAAGACCCACTTCACCCTCTTCCACTTTGATCTTTCACTCCTCATTGTTCTCTTTCTTGGCGCAGCATCGGTCTGTGCCTCTGTACGGGTCGACGTCATCACCCCCAATGGAGGCCTCACCGACGCCGAAGCCTTGTACATCAGGCAGCGCCAGCTTCTGTACTACAGGGACGAGTTCGGCGACCGAGGTGAGAAAGTCACCGTAGACCCATCTCTGGTTTTTGAAAACCCCAGAATCAAGAATGCTTATATTGCATTGCAAGCTTGGAAGGAAGCTATTCTCTCTGATCCCTTGAATCTTACCGGCAATTGGGTTGGATCTAATGTCTGCAACTACACTGGGGTTTTCTGTGCTCCTGCACTCGATAACCCTAAGATCCGAACCGTCGCCGGCATTGATCTCAACCACGGTGACATTGCTGGGTACTTGCCGGAGGAGCTGGGACTGCTCGTTGATCTTGCATTGTTCCACATAAACTCCAACAGGTTTTGTGGTACTGTGCCACACAAGTTCGAGGCTCTGAAGCTTTTGTTCGAGTTTGATATCAGCAACAATCGCTTCGCCGGCAAGTTCCCGGCGGTGGTCTTGAAGCTCCCGCAGCTCAAGTTCCTGGATCTGAGATTCAATGAGTTCGAAGGGACTGTGCCAAAAGAGCTCTTCGACAAGCCATTGGACGCCATCTTCATCAACCACAACCGGTTCAGGTTCGATCTTCCCGACAACTTCGGCAACTCCCCGGTGTCCGTCATCGTGCTAGCCAACAACAAGTTCCACGGCTGCGTCCCTTCCAGCCTCGGCAACATGTCCAACCTCAACGAGATTATCATGATGAACAATGGGTTCAGATCCTGCCTGCCTCCGGAGATTGGTCTGCTCAAGAATTTGACCGTCTTCGATGTGAGTTTCAACGAGCTGTTGGGCCCATTGCCGGACATGTTCGATAAATTGGTGAGCATTGAACAGCTCAACGTGGCACACAACTTGCTGTCGGGCAAAATCCCTCCAGGTATCTGTAAATTGCCGAACCTTCAGAACTTCACCTTCTCGTATAACTTCTTCACGGGCGAGCCACCGGTGTGCTTGAGCCTTCCGGACTTCAGTGACCGGAGGAACTGCTTGCCCAATAGGCCGGCCCAGAGGTCCGCCAAGCAATGTAAGTCGTTCTTGTCCAAGCCCGTGGATTGTAGCTCCTTTAGATGTACTCGTTTCATTCCTGCTTTGCCTCCGCCTCCTCCTCCCTCGCCTCCTCTTCCATCACCTCCGCCTCCGGTTTTCACACCACAATcaccaccgccaccaccaccacctccacctccaccaccaccagttCTCTCTCCACCTCCACCTTCCCCACCACCACCTTCAcctccaccgccaccaccaccagtttattcaccaccaccaccaccaccaccaccaccaccaccaccttcaCCTCCACCACCCTCACCGTcaccaccgccaccaccacctccaTCTCCACCACCGCCCTCACCGCCGCCACCTATTCCTTACTGTGTGCGCTCcccaccgccaccgccacctCCTTTGTTCTCCCCACCTCCACCTCCTTTGTTCTCCCCACCTCCACCAGATACATATTATAATCCACCACCTCCGCCTCAACATTCGCCACCGCCACCACCGCCACACTCACCGCCCCCACCTCCACATTCACCTCCACCACCTGTTTACCCCTACTTATCACCACCACCGCCTCCAACTCCTGTCTATTCTCCACCTCCCCCAGTGTATTCACCACCTCCTTGTATAGAACCGCccccacctccaccaccaccatgTGTAGAGTATTCGCCGCCACCACCGCCACCAGTTCATTACTTGCCACCTCCATCGCCCTcgcccccacccccacccccacccccacctaCAGTGTACAATTCGCCACCCCCACCAGTTCACTACGAATCTCCTCCACCCCCACCAGTTCACTACGAATCCCCTCCACCCCCACCAGTTCACTACGAATCccctccaccaccaccagttCACTATCATTCTCCGCCCCCACCAACTtcttcaccaccaccaccaccagttCCATGTGAACATCCACCGCCTGCTCAGTCACCACCACCGCCAATTGTTTATGAAAGCCCACCGCCTCCCACTCCAGTATACGAGGGGCCATTGCCACCAATCATCGGAGTCTCATACGCATCTCCTCCGCCACCGCCCTTCTATTGA